From a region of the Halorussus pelagicus genome:
- a CDS encoding sacsin N-terminal ATP-binding-like domain-containing protein, producing MSLKAREWTNELTDRYVDLLEKLESIGPDGRYDTPKDALFNETSIGGGEAGTAGAHQDRELVELLQNGRDAIQKADETGTLYVAVSREGVLVANTGAPFELEDEEVLEDLRKVSRSGKETDAIGEKGVGLTSVCTIGDAYEVWTNLEDGNLGRLQCGPVNPTAAVLSRSTATDKPAVAECLDNFRGRLATGDLAELVAPTDHTSHITPETLRSEDVTSLPFFSYPLPLEVPDDRAALDGSLQKVAKQLLTDASVIVDGPDIPDQFTTAVIVHFEDEDLTEFRSALGVETERNGDPSRIANNLWARLSYSATANAYGESRGEVTPESLIHFGNIDQLVLDHLEGSERKAHERWDIDRSDPVTHTTDTERPVQSTSVTVTVDQREQDYNQGQGQERVQQTYDLFHWVEGHEPIVPKNLLTTEQRRSTDDEQEVDVQPRILVPTDNEPPAWLADKDLQTVLEGNVLDGVGPESHSYPPYLYYPITGASRQFPFCLHANVEVSKDREKLYSDSDQYNAFILDHCATLIGDVATVLARRDRCAGDLGTVNSPWNLLPPTPAGDDDVTLTDIINDEVRIDEAEIGLLDLFSRAVYNQLGERPCLPTARINDSDTPATAVTEALLHPNPEVVGAYAALYLVRERLGESVHKRGPTKTTRRLPTLESLLSFLRWSVHGDLDTVDWSKRYRYLLEEAPPSATDETERLRSLVQAWTTQLSQHLTSPDTHIVVPSTIGQQLFIGSVTLVDAYADSKEKDVAKILDDEFDIADAGVHILPCSYRSEDTDEGYVQLVPVESHGEGGNVTETYTRTVFWRGDDAPETELRIPPDNIGLSVFVIDEAISEDSRCSSILSEAGNDWGIVQLRSYPQYVRELLGSTQRQQGRTDECDASNKALSDDALSFFAAAVAGQERERLVPTEGAYLAHDNVHKHTHNSERKRNLLNRLAVRRNQLQSDLLNQADETDHRIADIRLPPSWQALRETDEQVDTWGGLPSELDEQPTTSAEPVNARPIVRPPDDNRWQFLAERDISPTTTAKLLSILGLSAFPEVEALAQTETPGKGRDHWNPLKWDMSDAQAEVDMETVSSLRATLQQVISRTAIGTRGEDSGSYLDLITAPEFGPQSTAGHSDQCSVKELRGRYTSSELGIAPSTVVDGLDSRDVALESWTWISTEGSDNPFARLGVEYVCDVLATYGDNLKQSILTTGWSCRDNHSGRHGWTDTVPTLLNWQLRAAQMWGQHSGFQAPSWWSDDSILWAVERAGEGSQTGNWLPTVDVGATEIDIQVWRTLGIKPLEELSATEAALRLQKIQEELAATPLVSNQDEPIALKELATDGIADGWKTVYSRLITPIADYLDRDDSTLGELPFLTHFPVKAGDQWASVPVELVRNQETYWFSDSQQLPWEDRDGSWEGPWVVETPTVGRGATLASALDCEFRTQASDRPQLSVDQLDSGGNPETDERLATKLRSRRPLILAALSAETSETFQPDHREDLEVAIDHIRSVPEEMFERYRERFSLQDSRFGEHSAVYPLGENKTGTESTQYGLAYNVASVDDEGPDPTVFTEALQVLFERSRSTYLRLALASEEEVLDADLDVDAVRRTIGQGSADALRSDIEATVALLDTIGASLDIDQILTSLDDRLAETETDAYTIRMNIRQAIGKQTTDFDTMESLIDATQSAPEPVIEMIQTLLSDRAALSEECPCTALSKTIDLETFVTWASTYHPAFENHHPLPKEQAHRLETVSRIWWNADKETRWTELQDIQVWRKETRQQPAEWSWTSPPFAHRLIETEETGEDDCWLTLSPAALDDLCEAVLTAIFDNGTPDTGPEDGNGTSNQVLRGSLRQYLKTGEFPDRHNSPSEEETHTQKVREQAFETIQATPIQFADDANSDVSGRIQSRDAEYGSGGSSDLTDRPEFAEEVIFASICGQLKAWTEETDDWQHRLGRHLESVVDESSSCPWHNPGRCRDIDRLERTPEQLAQQLLDSIKTGRTSRSDDVPRLTFVAADERGPGYDILDITGRVAGTASDETIQPTPIEVKAVTGDSPYTVRFTVNEFRRALTFVRNDVPYRIQLVRIEGNDIDLLDATSITPAPGVTFRTPADLYAYLPNLDLPVAKDVPDDAVDSIIANTLERTIRGGYLRITFD from the coding sequence ATGTCACTTAAGGCCAGAGAGTGGACAAACGAATTGACCGATAGATACGTCGATCTGCTGGAAAAACTTGAGTCTATAGGTCCAGACGGTCGGTACGACACACCGAAGGATGCGCTCTTCAACGAGACGAGCATTGGTGGCGGCGAAGCGGGGACAGCCGGCGCCCATCAAGACCGTGAACTGGTAGAACTCCTGCAGAACGGTCGTGATGCTATCCAGAAGGCAGACGAGACGGGGACGCTGTACGTCGCCGTCTCACGTGAAGGCGTCCTAGTAGCCAACACCGGTGCGCCGTTTGAACTTGAAGACGAGGAGGTTCTGGAGGACCTACGCAAGGTCAGCCGCTCAGGGAAGGAGACAGACGCAATTGGCGAGAAGGGAGTAGGCCTGACATCAGTCTGTACCATCGGAGATGCCTACGAGGTATGGACGAACCTTGAAGACGGGAATCTCGGGCGGCTCCAATGTGGGCCTGTGAACCCGACCGCGGCCGTTCTCTCTCGGTCGACAGCGACTGACAAGCCGGCGGTGGCAGAGTGCCTTGACAACTTCCGGGGGCGGCTAGCAACTGGCGACCTTGCCGAGCTCGTTGCGCCGACAGACCACACGAGCCACATCACGCCAGAAACCCTTCGCTCCGAAGACGTCACGAGCCTCCCCTTCTTTTCCTATCCGCTACCACTTGAGGTGCCGGACGACCGAGCGGCACTAGATGGCTCGCTACAAAAGGTAGCAAAACAGCTGTTAACCGATGCGTCGGTGATCGTCGATGGGCCAGATATTCCGGATCAGTTCACGACGGCAGTCATCGTACACTTTGAGGACGAGGATCTTACGGAATTCCGTTCGGCCCTCGGGGTTGAGACAGAGCGCAATGGCGACCCCAGCCGAATTGCGAACAACCTGTGGGCTCGGCTGAGCTACTCGGCCACGGCAAACGCGTACGGAGAGTCACGAGGCGAGGTAACGCCAGAGTCACTCATCCACTTCGGGAACATCGACCAGCTCGTACTGGATCATCTTGAGGGGAGCGAGCGGAAGGCCCACGAACGGTGGGATATTGACCGGTCGGACCCGGTGACCCACACAACCGATACCGAGCGCCCGGTGCAGTCGACATCTGTGACGGTGACAGTTGACCAGCGAGAGCAGGATTATAATCAAGGACAGGGCCAAGAGCGGGTCCAGCAGACCTACGACCTGTTCCACTGGGTAGAGGGACACGAACCTATCGTCCCGAAGAACCTGCTGACCACAGAGCAACGTCGATCGACAGATGATGAACAGGAAGTAGACGTCCAACCACGAATCCTCGTCCCGACGGATAACGAGCCGCCAGCCTGGCTGGCTGACAAGGATCTGCAGACAGTCCTCGAAGGTAATGTACTCGATGGCGTCGGGCCGGAGTCTCACTCCTACCCGCCGTATCTCTACTACCCGATTACGGGTGCCTCGAGACAATTCCCATTCTGCCTGCATGCGAACGTGGAGGTCTCAAAAGATCGGGAGAAACTCTACTCTGACTCAGACCAGTACAACGCGTTCATCCTAGACCACTGTGCGACACTCATTGGCGACGTCGCGACCGTGCTTGCTCGCCGGGATAGATGCGCAGGTGATTTGGGAACCGTGAACAGCCCGTGGAATCTCCTGCCGCCGACGCCTGCAGGTGATGATGACGTGACGCTTACGGACATCATCAACGACGAGGTCCGAATTGACGAGGCCGAGATTGGCCTGCTAGACCTATTCTCTCGGGCCGTATACAACCAGCTGGGCGAACGACCGTGCCTGCCCACGGCGAGAATCAACGACTCCGACACACCGGCGACGGCAGTCACCGAGGCACTTCTGCATCCAAACCCCGAAGTGGTAGGAGCCTACGCAGCACTCTACTTAGTCAGGGAACGACTGGGCGAGTCCGTCCATAAGAGGGGTCCGACGAAGACGACGCGCCGTCTCCCCACCTTGGAAAGCCTACTTTCGTTCCTTCGGTGGAGTGTGCACGGCGATCTTGACACCGTCGACTGGTCTAAACGGTATCGCTATCTTCTAGAGGAAGCACCGCCGTCAGCGACAGACGAGACAGAGCGACTCCGCTCGCTCGTACAGGCCTGGACCACCCAGCTCTCACAACACCTAACAAGTCCGGACACACATATCGTCGTACCGTCGACGATCGGGCAGCAACTCTTCATCGGGTCAGTTACGCTCGTGGACGCATACGCCGATAGCAAAGAGAAAGACGTCGCGAAGATCCTAGATGACGAGTTCGACATCGCAGATGCTGGCGTCCACATCCTTCCGTGCTCCTATCGGTCGGAGGACACTGACGAGGGATATGTCCAGTTGGTCCCTGTAGAGTCCCACGGCGAGGGTGGCAACGTGACAGAGACATACACACGAACAGTGTTCTGGAGGGGTGATGATGCGCCTGAGACGGAGTTACGTATCCCTCCGGACAACATCGGCCTCAGCGTGTTCGTCATCGACGAAGCGATTTCCGAAGATTCCCGGTGCAGTAGCATTCTCTCAGAGGCGGGGAACGATTGGGGGATCGTCCAGCTACGATCGTACCCACAATACGTGCGCGAACTCCTCGGGTCGACCCAACGCCAGCAGGGGCGAACGGACGAGTGCGATGCCTCCAATAAAGCGCTCTCGGACGACGCCCTGAGCTTCTTTGCGGCAGCCGTCGCCGGCCAGGAGCGAGAGCGTCTCGTTCCGACGGAGGGAGCGTACCTTGCTCACGACAACGTCCATAAACACACCCACAACTCCGAGCGCAAGCGGAACCTCCTGAATCGACTTGCGGTAAGACGAAACCAGCTGCAGTCGGACCTCCTCAACCAGGCCGATGAGACCGATCACCGTATCGCCGACATTCGCCTGCCACCGAGTTGGCAGGCACTCCGGGAGACCGACGAGCAGGTCGACACCTGGGGGGGACTGCCGTCAGAGTTGGACGAGCAGCCTACGACCTCGGCCGAACCGGTAAATGCCAGGCCGATCGTCCGCCCGCCAGACGACAATCGCTGGCAGTTCCTTGCCGAACGGGATATCTCCCCCACTACGACAGCAAAGCTTCTTAGCATCCTCGGTCTCTCAGCATTCCCGGAAGTGGAGGCCCTTGCACAGACAGAAACGCCTGGGAAGGGACGCGATCATTGGAACCCACTCAAGTGGGACATGAGCGATGCTCAAGCTGAGGTCGACATGGAAACGGTTTCGAGTCTCCGGGCAACGTTGCAGCAGGTCATCAGCCGGACAGCCATCGGAACCCGTGGTGAGGATAGTGGGTCATATCTTGACTTAATCACCGCACCGGAGTTCGGTCCGCAGTCGACCGCCGGCCACAGCGATCAGTGCTCAGTTAAAGAACTCCGTGGTCGGTATACCAGTAGCGAGCTCGGCATCGCACCGTCAACTGTCGTGGATGGGCTTGACAGCCGCGACGTCGCCTTGGAGTCGTGGACTTGGATATCTACCGAGGGCTCGGACAATCCCTTCGCCCGACTTGGCGTGGAGTACGTCTGTGACGTCCTCGCCACCTACGGGGACAACCTCAAGCAATCGATTCTGACCACGGGGTGGTCATGTCGTGACAACCACAGCGGGCGCCACGGCTGGACCGACACGGTCCCAACATTGCTTAACTGGCAACTCCGCGCGGCACAGATGTGGGGCCAGCATAGCGGCTTCCAGGCACCGAGCTGGTGGTCCGATGACTCCATCCTCTGGGCGGTCGAGCGTGCAGGCGAGGGGTCACAGACAGGCAATTGGCTCCCGACAGTCGACGTCGGGGCGACAGAGATCGACATCCAAGTCTGGCGGACGCTCGGCATCAAGCCGCTCGAAGAGTTGTCTGCCACCGAGGCAGCGCTCCGCCTCCAGAAGATCCAGGAGGAACTTGCTGCAACGCCGTTGGTATCCAATCAGGACGAGCCCATCGCGCTCAAGGAGTTGGCCACCGACGGCATCGCCGATGGTTGGAAGACCGTCTACTCACGCCTCATTACACCGATCGCCGACTACCTCGACCGTGACGACTCAACACTCGGTGAACTTCCCTTTCTCACCCACTTCCCAGTCAAAGCCGGCGATCAGTGGGCGTCGGTACCGGTCGAGCTTGTTCGTAATCAAGAAACTTACTGGTTCAGCGACAGCCAGCAACTCCCTTGGGAAGATCGCGACGGCTCCTGGGAAGGTCCGTGGGTCGTGGAGACGCCGACTGTCGGCCGAGGGGCAACCCTCGCATCAGCACTCGACTGCGAATTCCGGACACAAGCCAGCGACCGCCCACAGCTATCGGTAGACCAACTCGATTCAGGGGGTAATCCCGAAACGGACGAGCGTCTCGCCACGAAACTGCGTAGTCGGCGGCCGCTCATCCTCGCCGCGTTGAGTGCGGAGACCAGCGAAACGTTCCAGCCTGACCACCGCGAAGACCTGGAGGTCGCGATTGACCACATCCGGAGCGTTCCAGAAGAGATGTTCGAGCGCTACCGTGAGCGGTTTTCGCTACAAGATTCCCGATTCGGTGAACATTCTGCCGTCTACCCACTTGGCGAGAACAAGACTGGGACCGAAAGCACCCAGTACGGACTTGCCTACAACGTGGCATCCGTCGATGATGAAGGTCCAGATCCAACGGTCTTCACCGAGGCACTCCAGGTACTGTTCGAGCGCTCGCGTTCGACATACCTCCGGCTCGCCCTCGCCAGCGAGGAGGAAGTACTCGATGCAGACCTCGATGTTGATGCCGTCCGACGCACAATTGGACAAGGATCGGCTGACGCGCTCCGGTCGGACATCGAGGCAACGGTAGCCCTCTTGGACACAATTGGCGCGTCGCTCGACATTGACCAGATACTGACCTCCCTCGACGACCGTCTCGCCGAGACGGAGACAGATGCCTACACAATCCGGATGAACATCCGGCAGGCTATCGGTAAGCAAACGACCGACTTCGATACCATGGAGTCCCTTATCGACGCGACCCAGTCGGCTCCAGAACCGGTCATCGAGATGATCCAAACCTTGCTCTCCGACCGGGCTGCTCTATCGGAGGAATGTCCCTGTACCGCCCTCTCGAAGACTATCGACCTGGAAACGTTCGTCACGTGGGCCAGCACCTATCATCCGGCGTTTGAAAACCACCACCCTCTGCCGAAAGAGCAAGCACATCGTCTAGAAACGGTTAGCCGAATTTGGTGGAACGCCGACAAAGAGACCCGCTGGACCGAGCTCCAAGACATCCAAGTGTGGCGAAAAGAGACACGCCAGCAACCGGCCGAGTGGTCCTGGACCAGCCCACCGTTTGCACATCGTCTTATCGAGACTGAGGAGACCGGCGAGGACGACTGCTGGCTCACACTCAGTCCTGCAGCCTTAGACGACCTCTGTGAGGCCGTTCTCACCGCCATCTTTGACAACGGAACTCCCGATACTGGACCGGAGGATGGGAACGGAACCAGCAACCAAGTCCTCCGTGGATCACTCAGGCAGTATCTCAAGACAGGGGAGTTCCCGGACCGTCACAACTCGCCGTCCGAAGAAGAAACGCACACTCAAAAGGTGCGAGAACAGGCCTTTGAGACGATTCAAGCCACGCCAATACAGTTCGCCGACGACGCCAACAGCGACGTGTCCGGCCGCATCCAGTCCCGAGACGCCGAATATGGAAGCGGCGGTAGCAGCGATCTCACCGACCGCCCCGAGTTCGCTGAGGAGGTCATCTTCGCCTCCATCTGCGGCCAGCTCAAGGCTTGGACCGAGGAAACCGACGACTGGCAGCATCGACTAGGTAGGCATCTTGAGTCGGTCGTCGATGAGTCGAGCTCCTGTCCCTGGCACAACCCCGGTCGCTGCCGCGATATCGACCGCCTGGAGCGAACACCCGAACAACTCGCCCAGCAACTTCTCGACTCTATCAAGACCGGTCGGACGTCCCGATCCGATGACGTGCCTCGCCTCACCTTCGTCGCCGCTGATGAGCGTGGTCCGGGGTACGACATCCTCGATATTACGGGCCGAGTCGCCGGGACAGCTAGCGATGAGACCATCCAACCGACCCCGATCGAGGTGAAGGCCGTGACCGGCGACTCACCCTACACCGTCCGCTTCACAGTCAACGAGTTCCGACGGGCGCTAACGTTCGTCCGAAACGATGTTCCGTACCGCATCCAGCTAGTCCGCATTGAGGGCAACGACATTGACTTACTCGATGCGACGTCGATCACGCCGGCGCCAGGCGTAACATTCCGGACGCCAGCCGACCTCTATGCATACCTTCCGAACTTGGACCTGCCGGTGGCCAAGGATGTGCCGGACGATGCCGTCGACAGCATTATCGCCAACACTCTAGAGCGGACAATCCGTGGAGGCTATCTCCGCATCACGTTCGACTGA
- a CDS encoding UvrD-helicase domain-containing protein — MTEEADDIQLTGEQEDALVQDRNVAITAGAGTGKTTTLTERYVTILAENPDLTPENIATITFTRKAAAELTERVREEVYDRLEAVDSPTAYHRWRDVLDDLEDGYVHTIHAFCTRLLRERAVEAPVPIGFDVLDEDGAATLQREVVTEFLERHQDEEDVALLAQLWGRDELVDILGGLLDERPQSEAVLDAWEDADAERYVDVLWEVICELDAADARETLYEDGLLNQLRTITGRVDRKATISDDDGLRAYRTLEDVVEQLPDDPAESDSRTCQQAILALYEACEKKNGGLYSSSGYVVGDRDEWNEYGDVYDDLKDVINTVIAAVEPHEEALATTPGELEANSAHYALALLRVFDDVLAAYDAEKERRDTLDFPDVIETTLQFLRTNEVVTERLRDQFAAVMVDEFQDTDPRQWELVKLLTGVDQETSSNVFLVGDEKQSIYGFRGADVTTFGAARDELQAVNAAQGVDIVLDSEAESPTELELSGNFRTLDTPLSFLNELFGHLFRPEGDDHAPFEASPQELTTERARVEEIEGLTGNVEYLAVPDDAETAEALLGADHPVVAGALDHTIEAEAQGLAARLTQLFDNPPMIQDPDTGAHREATPDDVAILLRRRTHLDRYQRALEEYDIPYTVVGGVGFYDTPEVQALTNLLRVLGDPRDDVSLYGVLRSPLFGFTDDRLAPVVADADSVWEALAETDDLQLADAFDLLSTWRTLSGCATPPEDGVLPWNRLLSRVIDDTGYLASVSADERGRQAVANVEKFRDQVRTWSENGVHTAAGLLHRIDRQAEIDPREGEADIPGDAEGVRIMTIHSAKGLEFPIVTVPDIGSSLNFGQSIDDHGYVRLVGGTDDAPPIPAVGGPNPNDAFSIEKTAVHEYADRQSLPQERAESKRLLYVACTRTRDHLLLCGTHEIDVDESGAIELGEPAAFDEADRWRDYLQPVLLNGNLVDRAIREGQAHGQIGAASYTVRKPPRPVDWKTDDDTADSTPEISIPTPPAPTPAKRVAATTLVNEVADTSEDGHSYTQSGESSGLSPTMFGTVVHRINELRPPRDEWPTLVRRLSQMAGEEPTEGDLRDAVEHAADAVEFVDQVEADVQPQATYDEFSVVARLGESQIVGDIDRLLVTPDVYHIIDYKTNDLSSTSTAELADHYRPQMLAYALALLQHSPDRSIRASLRFTDAGVEERFEWDASEYSVIESELRSMVE, encoded by the coding sequence ATGACTGAGGAAGCCGACGACATTCAGCTGACGGGCGAGCAGGAAGACGCACTCGTTCAGGACCGGAACGTCGCAATCACAGCCGGTGCTGGCACCGGCAAAACGACGACACTGACCGAGCGGTACGTCACGATATTGGCCGAGAATCCAGACCTTACTCCCGAGAATATCGCCACGATTACCTTCACCCGCAAAGCAGCTGCGGAACTGACTGAACGCGTTCGGGAGGAAGTATACGACCGACTCGAAGCCGTCGACTCGCCGACAGCGTATCACCGCTGGCGAGACGTACTAGACGACCTTGAGGACGGCTATGTCCACACGATACACGCGTTTTGTACCCGCCTCCTCCGAGAGCGGGCCGTCGAAGCCCCGGTCCCGATTGGGTTCGACGTGCTCGATGAGGACGGCGCCGCGACACTCCAGCGCGAAGTTGTTACTGAATTCCTCGAACGACACCAGGACGAGGAAGATGTCGCCCTCCTCGCTCAGCTCTGGGGACGTGATGAACTAGTCGACATTCTCGGAGGGTTGCTCGACGAACGGCCACAGAGCGAGGCCGTATTGGACGCGTGGGAGGACGCTGACGCCGAGAGGTACGTCGACGTGCTATGGGAGGTTATCTGTGAGTTGGACGCTGCTGACGCTCGCGAGACCCTGTATGAGGACGGACTTCTGAATCAGTTGCGAACGATAACCGGGCGCGTAGACCGCAAGGCGACGATCTCCGACGACGACGGCCTTCGAGCCTACCGAACACTTGAGGATGTCGTCGAGCAACTCCCCGATGATCCTGCCGAGAGTGACTCCCGTACCTGTCAGCAGGCAATTCTCGCCCTCTATGAAGCGTGTGAGAAGAAAAACGGCGGTCTGTACAGTAGTTCCGGTTACGTCGTCGGCGACAGAGACGAGTGGAATGAGTACGGCGACGTCTATGACGACCTGAAGGACGTGATCAATACGGTTATCGCTGCGGTCGAACCCCACGAGGAGGCGCTCGCGACCACGCCCGGTGAACTCGAAGCGAATAGTGCCCACTATGCGCTCGCCCTGCTTCGCGTGTTTGACGATGTGTTGGCAGCATACGATGCCGAGAAAGAGCGTCGAGATACGTTGGATTTCCCCGACGTGATTGAGACTACACTGCAGTTCCTTCGGACCAACGAGGTCGTGACCGAGCGGCTTCGAGACCAGTTCGCAGCTGTGATGGTCGACGAGTTCCAGGACACGGATCCCCGCCAGTGGGAACTCGTGAAACTCCTCACCGGCGTCGACCAGGAGACTTCGTCGAATGTCTTCCTCGTCGGTGACGAGAAACAGAGCATCTACGGATTCCGGGGAGCAGATGTGACGACGTTTGGTGCGGCCCGTGACGAACTCCAGGCGGTCAATGCGGCCCAAGGTGTTGATATTGTTCTCGATAGCGAGGCTGAAAGCCCGACTGAGCTCGAACTCTCGGGGAACTTCCGAACGTTGGATACCCCACTCTCGTTCCTCAACGAACTCTTCGGACACCTGTTCCGGCCGGAGGGCGATGATCACGCCCCCTTCGAGGCATCTCCACAGGAACTCACCACGGAGCGTGCTCGCGTGGAGGAAATCGAGGGCCTGACAGGGAATGTCGAGTATCTCGCCGTGCCGGACGATGCAGAGACCGCTGAAGCGTTGCTCGGTGCGGACCATCCCGTTGTAGCGGGGGCACTCGACCACACCATCGAGGCTGAAGCACAAGGTCTTGCCGCTCGGTTAACGCAGCTGTTCGACAATCCGCCGATGATACAGGATCCAGACACGGGAGCCCATCGCGAAGCCACGCCCGACGACGTGGCGATACTCCTCCGCCGACGAACCCACCTCGACCGGTATCAACGGGCCCTTGAGGAGTACGACATCCCCTATACCGTCGTCGGCGGGGTCGGGTTCTACGATACGCCGGAGGTGCAGGCACTTACGAACCTGCTTCGAGTTCTCGGAGATCCACGGGACGATGTCTCTCTCTACGGCGTCCTCCGGTCGCCGTTGTTTGGGTTCACTGATGATCGCCTCGCACCGGTAGTTGCGGACGCCGACTCGGTCTGGGAGGCACTCGCTGAGACGGACGATCTACAGCTGGCGGATGCGTTCGACCTCTTGTCGACGTGGCGGACGCTCAGCGGCTGTGCGACGCCGCCCGAGGACGGTGTACTTCCGTGGAATCGGTTGCTGTCACGGGTGATTGACGACACTGGATATCTGGCCAGCGTGAGTGCTGACGAACGTGGTCGTCAGGCCGTCGCGAACGTCGAGAAGTTCCGCGATCAGGTGCGGACTTGGAGCGAAAACGGCGTTCACACCGCTGCTGGGTTACTCCACCGTATCGACCGACAAGCCGAAATCGATCCCCGTGAGGGGGAGGCCGACATCCCCGGAGACGCCGAGGGCGTTCGAATCATGACGATTCATTCTGCGAAGGGCTTGGAGTTCCCGATCGTCACAGTTCCCGACATCGGGAGTAGTCTCAACTTCGGTCAGTCCATCGACGACCACGGGTACGTCCGTCTCGTGGGGGGAACTGATGACGCACCTCCGATTCCGGCCGTTGGTGGTCCGAATCCGAATGATGCGTTCTCGATCGAGAAGACAGCTGTTCACGAATACGCTGATCGACAGTCACTCCCCCAAGAGCGAGCGGAATCGAAACGGCTCCTCTACGTTGCGTGTACAAGAACGCGAGATCACCTCCTTCTCTGTGGAACACACGAAATCGATGTTGACGAATCGGGAGCCATCGAACTCGGTGAGCCGGCAGCCTTCGATGAGGCAGATCGGTGGCGAGATTACCTTCAGCCGGTCCTCCTTAATGGAAACCTCGTCGACCGAGCGATTCGGGAGGGACAGGCTCATGGACAGATCGGGGCGGCCAGCTACACGGTACGTAAGCCTCCGCGTCCAGTAGATTGGAAAACCGACGACGATACTGCGGATTCGACACCGGAAATATCGATTCCTACACCACCAGCTCCGACGCCGGCGAAACGGGTTGCTGCGACGACCCTCGTGAATGAGGTTGCAGACACCTCTGAGGATGGTCACAGCTACACGCAAAGCGGTGAGTCATCCGGACTAAGCCCGACGATGTTTGGGACTGTTGTGCATCGAATCAACGAACTCCGGCCGCCGAGAGACGAGTGGCCAACACTCGTTCGTCGTCTGAGTCAGATGGCCGGTGAGGAGCCAACCGAGGGGGATCTCCGCGATGCCGTGGAACATGCCGCTGATGCAGTCGAATTTGTGGATCAGGTTGAAGCGGATGTCCAACCCCAAGCGACCTACGACGAGTTCTCTGTCGTCGCCCGACTTGGTGAGTCGCAGATTGTCGGTGATATCGACCGACTGCTCGTTACTCCAGACGTTTACCACATCATTGACTACAAGACAAACGACCTCTCGTCGACCTCGACTGCTGAGCTAGCTGATCACTATCGTCCCCAGATGCTCGCGTATGCGCTGGCTCTCCTGCAACATAGTCCTGATCGCAGTATTCGTGCGTCACTTCGATTCACCGATGCTGGCGTTGAAGAGCGATTTGAATGGGACGCAAGTGAGTACTCTGTGATCGAATCTGAGCTTCGTTCTATGGTTGAGTAG